From Parasteatoda tepidariorum isolate YZ-2023 chromosome 1, CAS_Ptep_4.0, whole genome shotgun sequence, one genomic window encodes:
- the LOC139426954 gene encoding uncharacterized protein isoform X1 → MAREKMFDSTFQKVFTEAIVKENKIRERQHLEEPYTFPHWLKVTWDDISIDSSDDDEDSSLQNYKSCTGDVNKPHRPCGDLLGEAHNFSHSATNYHELDPVNDTIGKNMNENDLKAVSNFENRWVKYTFPLCDFCDFGWTYSSRKLVICPKHGHLRKRYIFVK, encoded by the exons atggcaagagaaaaaatgtttgattctacctttcaaaaagtatttactGAAGccatagtaaaagaaaataaa ATTAGAGAGCGACAGCACTTAGAAGAACCATATACTTTTCCGCATTGGCTGAAAGTTACGTGGGATGACATTTCCATCGATAGTTCAGATGATGACGAAGATTCCAGTTTGCAAAACTATAAATCATGCACAGGAGATGTGAACAAACCACATAGACCTTGCGGTGATCTTTTAGGAGAAGCACATAATTTCAGTCATTCGGCAACCAATTACCATGAACTGGATCCTGTCAATGATACGATTGGAAAAA atATGAATGAAAATGACCTAAAGGCagtatcaaattttgaaaatagatgGGTGAAATACACATTTCCCTTGTGCGATTTTTGTGACTTTGGTTGGACTTACAGTTCAAGGAAACTTGTTATCTGTCCGAAGCATGGACATTTGAGGAAAcgatatatatttgtaaaataa
- the LOC139426954 gene encoding uncharacterized protein isoform X2, translating into MAREKMFDSTFQKVFTEAIVKENKIRERQHLEEPYTFPHWLKVTWDDISIDSSDDDEDSSLQNYKSCTGDVNKPHRPCGDLLGEAHNFSHSATNYHELDPVNDTIGKTEIVESAVEETMLHTVFTQ; encoded by the exons atggcaagagaaaaaatgtttgattctacctttcaaaaagtatttactGAAGccatagtaaaagaaaataaa ATTAGAGAGCGACAGCACTTAGAAGAACCATATACTTTTCCGCATTGGCTGAAAGTTACGTGGGATGACATTTCCATCGATAGTTCAGATGATGACGAAGATTCCAGTTTGCAAAACTATAAATCATGCACAGGAGATGTGAACAAACCACATAGACCTTGCGGTGATCTTTTAGGAGAAGCACATAATTTCAGTCATTCGGCAACCAATTACCATGAACTGGATCCTGTCAATGATACGATTGGAAAAA CTGAAATTGTCGAATCTGCAGTAGAGGAAACTATGTTACATACTGTTTTCACTCAATAG
- the LOC107447277 gene encoding uncharacterized protein, translated as MPNLAEVAQLGRLPNIKMSHQHTQAIKKVQLLKYLGIYLDPGLTWIAHLNQVKEKVSKFNNLIKRVARATWGLKPNILETIYLRATERIILYAASVWYRNTTRINDKLRSIQRTSLIVITRAYSTTSTEALQILAGVKPIHLKIIDDTWLKRLQWEYRMEDYDIEIRELLRYTKIEKKPDRIHPYLYVSVPFGRSIPNNQGVEIFTDGSRMEVAEDTNNIFEQRTGLGVVVRNNGKTIDATSIRMSNNSSVYKAELMAIKTALNWLAINNYPDATIYSDSLSSLQALNNPKPVSPLFEKNQRTLAKQYQTQLGKGPHRNRWQRGGG; from the coding sequence atgccaaatctagctgaggtggctcaattAGGAAGGCTGCCCAACATAAAGATGAGCCATCAACATACACAGGCCATCAAAAAGGTTCAATTGCTAAAATATCTTGGCATTTATCTTGACCCAGGTTTGACCTGGATAGCACACTTAAATCAGGTCAAAGAAAAAGTGAGcaaattcaataatttgatCAAAAGGGTGGCCAGGGCAACTTGGGGACTCAAACCAAATATCTTAGAAACGATCTACCTTCGGGCAACGGAACGAATCATACTCTATGCCGCCAGTGTCTGGTACCGTAACACCACAAGGATTAATGATAAACTTAGGTCAATCCAACGCACATCTCTTATCGTCATTACAAGGGCCTACTCCACCACCAGTACCGAGGCCCTCCAGATACTGGCGGGAGTTAAACCCATTCATCTGAAAATTATTGACGACACTTGGCTTAAGAGGCTACAGTGGGAGTACAGAATGGAAGACTACGATATTGAAATAAGAGAACTTCTACGATATACTAAAATCGAGAAAAAACCTGATAGAATTCATCCTTATTTATATGTTTCCGTTCCCTTTGGTAGATCAATTCCAAATAATCAGGGTGTTGAAATTTTCACTGATGGCTCACGGATGGAGGTTGCCGAGGATACTAATAACATATTTGAACAAAGGACAGGACTAGGTGTTGTTGTTAGGAATAACGGTAAAACAATTGATGCGACCTCCATCAGAATGAGCAATAACAGCAGTGTGTATAAAGCCGAGCTGATGGCGATTAAAACTGCCTTAAATTGgcttgcaataaataattatcccGATGCGACAATATACTCCGATTCGCTCTCCTCGTTGCAAGCTTTAAATAATCCAAAACCTGTGTCCcctttgtttgaaaaaaaccaAAGAACTCTGGCAAAACAATATCAAACTCAATTGGGTAAAGGCCCACATAGGAATAGATGGCAACGAGGAGGCGGATAG